A genomic segment from Branchiostoma floridae strain S238N-H82 chromosome 7, Bfl_VNyyK, whole genome shotgun sequence encodes:
- the LOC118420229 gene encoding plasminogen-like, producing the protein MPEDYPELVENYCRNPDWKGGTIWCYTMDPDTRWEYCRHPACHFACMGNSGSEYHGNVSETIRGKTCQRWDVDVHMHKYKPEKYTELVENYCRNPGGDEPGLWCYTTDPNTYWEFCCNPACP; encoded by the exons ATGCCAGAGGATTATCCTGAGTTGgtggagaactactgccggaacccaGACTGGAAAGGGGGCACCATTTGGTGCTACACAATGGACCCTGACACCCGCTGGGAGTACTGCCGCCACCCTGCATGCCATTTCG CCTGCATGGGAAATTCTGGATCTGAGTACCACGGAAACGTCTCTGAGACGATACGTGGGAAGACTTGTCAGCGATGGGATGTCGACGTTCATATGCATAAATACAAGCCAGAGAAGTATACTGAGTTAGTggagaactactgccgcaaTCCTGGAGGGGATGAGCCCGGCTTGTGGTGCTACACAACGGACCCTAACACCTACTGGGAGTTCTGCTGCAATCCGGCATGCCCTTGA